The Henckelia pumila isolate YLH828 chromosome 2, ASM3356847v2, whole genome shotgun sequence genome includes a window with the following:
- the LOC140879812 gene encoding protein Asterix, with translation MASQSNDPRQPSAARPYKAQLVAPQDLPVDYSGFIAVIFGVLGAMFRYKVCSWLAIICCAQSLANMRNFENDLKQISMAMMFGIMGLVTNYMGLGPARARKVRNFNTSDA, from the exons ATGGCGTCGCAATCGAACGATCCTCGGCAGCCATCGGCGGCAAGGCCGTACAAGGCGCAACTAGTGGCTCCACAGGACCTTCCAGTCGATTACTCTGGATTTATCGCCGTCATTTTCGGCGTACTTGGTGCGATGTTTCGG TACAAGGTTTGTTCGTGGCTCGCTATTATATGCTGCGCTCAATCGCTTGCTAACATGAGAAATTTTGAGAATGATCTCAAGCAGATCTCCATGGCTATGAT GTTTGGTATCATGGGGCTGGTGACAAATTACATGGGGTTGGGGCCCGCTCGAGCCCGAAAAGTTAGGAACTTCAATACTTCTGATGCTTAA
- the LOC140879811 gene encoding uncharacterized protein: MEPNTPQRESTGILRNFEHATAPVSSSAARLWRPAAQRNVRNQWSKLASLRRDWSSAAAAGRSHATSIVNSYLSQKYMDGMDMNVLSDMPDIKKKTRRKLFKQQELYRSKLLSSYRDMVTVVTHMVNSCNSMRCYNRVTSSSPLAQFSYSSEGSNDSGDCGGIPVFTFWSVALFEELAWEVVQMFISEIKLKRLLVLDLLSIYDDNVAEVVGLNWSDEFYEGEFKDLCISNLLSKETCEPMLSSLESCTSSTSTVQLKQKQNCDVLQVYITTWMVDVSINRSRVDEILTIVGSEMRVNFLET, from the exons ATGGAGCCAAACACTCCCCAACGAGAGTCTACAGGGATCTTACGAAATTTCGAGCACGCTACGGCGCCGGTTTCATCCTCAGCGGCGCGGCTATGGAGGCCAGCTGCTCAGAGAAATGTCCGAAACCAGTGGTCGAAGCTGGCTTCTCTTCGCCGCGACTGGAGCAGCGCTGCCGCCGCCGGCCGCTCTCATGCCACCTCCATTGTCAACTCATACCTCTCCCAGAA GTACATGGATGGAAtggatatgaatgttttgagtGACATGCCTGACATTAAAAAAAAGACTCGTCGGAAATTGTTCAAGCAGCAG GAGCTTTATAGAAGCAAACTGCTATCATCTTACAGAGATATG GTAACAGTTGTGACTCATATGGTCAACTCTTGCAACTCCATGAGGTGTTACAATAGAGTGACTAGCAGCAGCCCATTAGCTCAGTTTTCTTACAGCTCCGAGGGTAGCAATGATAGTGGTGACTGTGGTGGAATACCTGTTTTTACCTTCTGGTCAGTTGCTCTGTTTG AGGAACTAGCGTGGGAGGTTGTTCAAATGTTTATATCAGAGATAAAGCTGAAG CGGTTGCTTGTATTGGATTTGCTCTCAATCTATGATGATAATGTTGCAGAAGTTGTTGGTTTGAATTGGTCTGATGAATTCTATGAGGGGGAATTCAAGGATCTGTGTATCTCTAACTTGCTTTCAAAAGAAACTTGTGAACCGATGTTGTCATCCCTTGAGAGTTGCACATCTAGTACATCAACTGTTCAACTGAAACAAAAACAGAATTGTGATGTTCTACAG GTTTATATAACAACATGGATGGTCGATGTGAGCATAAATAGAAGCAG GGTGGATGAAATACTTACTATTGTGGGATCTGAAATGCGTGTCAACTTTCTTGAAACATAA
- the LOC140879810 gene encoding uncharacterized protein isoform X2 yields the protein MVSEALRRSFMDFHLSCMSHLPWIWVMETLARSSQVDVSLLLDLLEKTQELSDDLSRNTREFVSLRILENVVFKEASASPISSTSFSKINLNPSERCEDVLRKILLQTSASNLLSSGPDTLKWNLESFVVQKRASLTKFALQQLKVSILKGSHPVVASLKKHSGLPVGDPPEHEVSSDDGNCGVAPTHEGSDAHTQFGAANVLLNSPALPHENGLLHKNLPTEHLLPAKRNGSGTFKHAGGKFCDEEMTMENGCEASLKGAKKYKHDESTGIRHYSKGQSCLSEKKDCVGDSCNPEKIDYVGCMGKNELSTDIECAPPKGLVGHNDVLLGVPNDKAGEEQERCSINEVEGENKGILELKKANQDMYTEEQTNNLSVSNRGAPREDFDTFCDSGDSEGRTDHTIRRNALLSSQCTYSQDSFATTDWREVNLCVKCNKGEKLLACSYSSCPFVVHMHCLGSAMNSDTMKSFYCPSCAYSRAIKQYEEAKEKTSSALKDLRVFYCFGSRRASKKQSVTSNQMELDGGVEENNEVIHNFIEGRINFHSKKTVEDKLAEPSVLNSGDSLSSQGKPIESTNETLLAFDELNHGVKMMVQDYQSPQSRGQHHMDALVVYRPDENLSRQNPERSDSSHPSIHLSRRMRRPWTSAEEKTLKERVRKHCSPHDKNIPWKTILEFGVGIFQKGRTAMDLKDKWRNICKADPNS from the exons ATGGTTTCTGAAGCATTGCGACGGTCTTTTATGGATTTCCATCTTTCATGTATGTCACATTTGCCGTGGATATGGGTCATGGAGACACTAGCACGCTCCAGTCAAGTTGATGTATCTCTTTTACTTG ATTTGCTTGAGAAGACTCAAGAATTATCTGATGATCTTAGTAGAAATACAAGAGAATTTGTgtctttgagaattttggagaaTGTTGTTTTTAAGGAAGCAAGTGCTAGTCCTATATCTTCCACTTccttttcaaaaattaatttgaacCCATCTGAACGTTGTGAAGATGTCCTCCGAAAAATTTTACTCCAG ACATCCGCATCGAATCTGTTATCTTCTGGACCAGATACGTTGAAGTGGAACCTTGAGTCCTTCGTAGTGCAAAAAAGAGCTAGCTTGACTAAATTTGCATTACAACAG CTTAAAGTTTCAATTCTTAAAGGAAGTCATCCTGTTGTTGCATCCCTGAAAAAACATAGTGGTTTGCCAGTTGGGGATCCACCTGAACACGAAGTCTCCAGCGATGATGGTAATTGTGGTGTTGCACCTACACACGAAGGAAGTGATGCACATACTCAATTTGGTGCAGCTAATGTCTTATTGAATTCTCCTGCACTGCCTCATGAAAATGGCCTTTTGCATAAAAATTTACCCACTGAACACTTGTTACCGGCTAAGAGGAATGGAAGTGGCACTTTTAAACATGCAGGAGGAAAGTTCTGTGATGAGGAGATGACAATGGAGAATGGTTGTGAAGCCTCCTTAAAAGGGGCCAAAAAGTATAAGCATGATGAATCCACAGGAATTCGGCATTATAGTAAAGGACAGAGCTGCCTCTCAGAAAAAAAAGATTGTGTTGGAGATAGCTGCAACCCAGAGAAAATAGATTATGTTGGATGCATGGGGAAAAATGAACTTTCTACAGATATTGAATGCGCTCCACCAAAGGGGCTTGTTGGTCATAATGATGTTTTACTTGGAGTGCCAAATGACAAGGCCGGTGAGGAACAGGAACGGTGTAGCATCAATGAAGTTGAAGGTGAAAATAAAGGTATTCTGGAGCTCAAAAAGGCTAATCAAGACATGTATACAGAGGAGCAAACTAATAATTTAAGTGTCTCAAATCGTGGTGCACCTAGAGAAGATTTTGATACTTTTTGTGACAGTGGGGATAGCGAAGGGAGGACTGATCATACAATAAGGAGAAATGCTTTATTGAGCTCTCAATGCACATATAGCCAAGATTCCTTTGCGACAACCGATTGGCGGGAGGTAAATCTGTGTGTGAAATGTAACAAGGGCGAAAAACTATTGGCATGCAGTTATAGCTCTTGTCCTTTTGTGGTTCATATGCATTGCCTTGGTTCTGCCATGAACTCTGACACGATGAAGAGTTTTTATTGTCCATCTTGTGCATATTCTCGAGCAATCAAACAGTACGAGGAAGCAAAGGAGAAAACTTCATCTGCATTAAAAGATTTGAGAGTCTTTTACTGCTTTGGGAGCCGAAGAGCATCAAAGAAACAGTCTGTTACGTCAAATCAAATGGAATTGGATGGAGGTGTGGAAGAAAATAACGAAGTGATCCATAATTTTATAGAAGGGCGTATAAATTTTCATAGCAAGAAAACTGTGGAAGACAAACTGGCAGAGCCTTCAGTATTAAACTCTGGTGACAGTCTCTCCTCACAAGGAAAACCTATAGAATCAACCAATGAAACGCTTCTCGCATTTGATGAACTTAACCATGGCGTGAAAATGATGGTGCAAGATTACCAATCTCCCCAGTCTCGAGGACAACACCATATGGATGCACTGGTGGTTTATCGCCCTGATGAAAATTTATCCAGACAGAACCCAGAGAGAAGCGATAG CTCACACCCATCAATACATCTATCTAGGCGGATGAGACGCCCATGGACAAGTGCAGAAGAAAAGACATTAAAG GAGAGGGTGCGAAAGCATTGTAGTCCTCACGATAAAAATATTCCCTGGAAGACCATATTGGAATTTGGAGTTGGTATCTTCCAGAAGGGCCGTACTGCAATGGACCTCAAAGATAAATGGAGGAATATCTGCAAAGCAGATCCAAATTCCTAA
- the LOC140879810 gene encoding uncharacterized protein isoform X1, translating to MVSEALRRSFMDFHLSCMSHLPWIWVMETLARSSQVDVSLLLDLLEKTQELSDDLSRNTREFVSLRILENVVFKEASASPISSTSFSKINLNPSERCEDVLRKILLQTSASNLLSSGPDTLKWNLESFVVQKRASLTKFALQQLKVSILKGSHPVVASLKKHSGLPVGDPPEHEVSSDDGNCGVAPTHEGSDAHTQFGAANVLLNSPALPHENGLLHKNLPTEHLLPAKRNGSGTFKHAGGKFCDEEMTMENGCEASLKGAKKYKHDESTGIRHYSKGQSCLSEKKDCVGDSCNPEKIDYVGCMGKNELSTDIECAPPKGLVGHNDVLLGVPNDKAGEEQERCSINEVEGENKGILELKKANQDMYTEEQTNNLSVSNRGAPREDFDTFCDSGDSEGRTDHTIRRNALLSSQCTYSQDSFATTDWREVNLCVKCNKGEKLLACSYSSCPFVVHMHCLGSAMNSDTMKSFYCPSCAYSRAIKQYEEAKEKTSSALKDLRVFYCFGSRRASKKQSVTSNQMELDGGVEENNEVIHNFIEGRINFHSKKTVEDKLAEPSVLNSGDSLSSQGKPIESTNETLLAFDELNHGVKMMVQDYQSPQSRGQHHMDALVVYRPDENLSRQNPERSDRYDRYMKIKSKKGGLCPKPESSRQRTCSLAIKSIDAEEIFDKENENACASKYFISSHPSIHLSRRMRRPWTSAEEKTLKERVRKHCSPHDKNIPWKTILEFGVGIFQKGRTAMDLKDKWRNICKADPNS from the exons ATGGTTTCTGAAGCATTGCGACGGTCTTTTATGGATTTCCATCTTTCATGTATGTCACATTTGCCGTGGATATGGGTCATGGAGACACTAGCACGCTCCAGTCAAGTTGATGTATCTCTTTTACTTG ATTTGCTTGAGAAGACTCAAGAATTATCTGATGATCTTAGTAGAAATACAAGAGAATTTGTgtctttgagaattttggagaaTGTTGTTTTTAAGGAAGCAAGTGCTAGTCCTATATCTTCCACTTccttttcaaaaattaatttgaacCCATCTGAACGTTGTGAAGATGTCCTCCGAAAAATTTTACTCCAG ACATCCGCATCGAATCTGTTATCTTCTGGACCAGATACGTTGAAGTGGAACCTTGAGTCCTTCGTAGTGCAAAAAAGAGCTAGCTTGACTAAATTTGCATTACAACAG CTTAAAGTTTCAATTCTTAAAGGAAGTCATCCTGTTGTTGCATCCCTGAAAAAACATAGTGGTTTGCCAGTTGGGGATCCACCTGAACACGAAGTCTCCAGCGATGATGGTAATTGTGGTGTTGCACCTACACACGAAGGAAGTGATGCACATACTCAATTTGGTGCAGCTAATGTCTTATTGAATTCTCCTGCACTGCCTCATGAAAATGGCCTTTTGCATAAAAATTTACCCACTGAACACTTGTTACCGGCTAAGAGGAATGGAAGTGGCACTTTTAAACATGCAGGAGGAAAGTTCTGTGATGAGGAGATGACAATGGAGAATGGTTGTGAAGCCTCCTTAAAAGGGGCCAAAAAGTATAAGCATGATGAATCCACAGGAATTCGGCATTATAGTAAAGGACAGAGCTGCCTCTCAGAAAAAAAAGATTGTGTTGGAGATAGCTGCAACCCAGAGAAAATAGATTATGTTGGATGCATGGGGAAAAATGAACTTTCTACAGATATTGAATGCGCTCCACCAAAGGGGCTTGTTGGTCATAATGATGTTTTACTTGGAGTGCCAAATGACAAGGCCGGTGAGGAACAGGAACGGTGTAGCATCAATGAAGTTGAAGGTGAAAATAAAGGTATTCTGGAGCTCAAAAAGGCTAATCAAGACATGTATACAGAGGAGCAAACTAATAATTTAAGTGTCTCAAATCGTGGTGCACCTAGAGAAGATTTTGATACTTTTTGTGACAGTGGGGATAGCGAAGGGAGGACTGATCATACAATAAGGAGAAATGCTTTATTGAGCTCTCAATGCACATATAGCCAAGATTCCTTTGCGACAACCGATTGGCGGGAGGTAAATCTGTGTGTGAAATGTAACAAGGGCGAAAAACTATTGGCATGCAGTTATAGCTCTTGTCCTTTTGTGGTTCATATGCATTGCCTTGGTTCTGCCATGAACTCTGACACGATGAAGAGTTTTTATTGTCCATCTTGTGCATATTCTCGAGCAATCAAACAGTACGAGGAAGCAAAGGAGAAAACTTCATCTGCATTAAAAGATTTGAGAGTCTTTTACTGCTTTGGGAGCCGAAGAGCATCAAAGAAACAGTCTGTTACGTCAAATCAAATGGAATTGGATGGAGGTGTGGAAGAAAATAACGAAGTGATCCATAATTTTATAGAAGGGCGTATAAATTTTCATAGCAAGAAAACTGTGGAAGACAAACTGGCAGAGCCTTCAGTATTAAACTCTGGTGACAGTCTCTCCTCACAAGGAAAACCTATAGAATCAACCAATGAAACGCTTCTCGCATTTGATGAACTTAACCATGGCGTGAAAATGATGGTGCAAGATTACCAATCTCCCCAGTCTCGAGGACAACACCATATGGATGCACTGGTGGTTTATCGCCCTGATGAAAATTTATCCAGACAGAACCCAGAGAGAAGCGATAGGTATGATAGATACATGAAAATAAAATCCAAAAAGGGTGGGTTATGTCCAAAACCAGAATCATCACGACAACGAACTTGCTCATTAGCTATTAAATCTATTGATGCAGAAGAAATATTTGACAAAGAAAATGAGAATGCTTGTGCTTCAAAATACTTCATAAG CTCACACCCATCAATACATCTATCTAGGCGGATGAGACGCCCATGGACAAGTGCAGAAGAAAAGACATTAAAG GAGAGGGTGCGAAAGCATTGTAGTCCTCACGATAAAAATATTCCCTGGAAGACCATATTGGAATTTGGAGTTGGTATCTTCCAGAAGGGCCGTACTGCAATGGACCTCAAAGATAAATGGAGGAATATCTGCAAAGCAGATCCAAATTCCTAA